The Synechococcus sp. MVIR-18-1 region GCTGGTGGTTCAGGCCTCAGCTCTTGAGGCGTTGCAGGGTGCCCATGCAGCTGGCCAGCCCTGCACCCGTTTGTCGATGGTGCGCTTCGGCAATGTGCTGGGCTCGTCGGGATCGGTGGTGCCTTTGTTTCGTAAACAGATTGCCGCTGGGGGACCGATCACACTCACCCACCCCGAAATCATCCGCTACTTCATGACGATCCCAGAGGCAGCAGAACTGGTGCTTCAGGCCTCCACCCTGGCCAAGGGCGGTGATGTTTTCTTGCTCGATATGGGCGAACCTGTGCGCATTAAATCCCTGGCCGAGCAGATGGTTCGCCTCAGCGGCCTCTCACTTCGCGATGCTCAAAACCCCAACGGAGAGATCGCCATCTCCTGCACGGGCCTGCGCCCCGGCGAAAAGCTCTACGAAGAACTGCTGATCGATGCCGAATCCGAACCCACCAAGCACCCCCTGATCTTCCGCGCTCAGGAGCGATCCTTGCCACCGGAGCTGCTCTGGCCTCGCTTGGATGCGCTCGATGCCGCGATCGCGGCGCAGGATGTTGAGGGAGCGCTGGCGTTGCTGGCGGAGCTGGTGCCCGAGTGGCAGCGAGGCGATCGTGTGAATGAAGCTGTTAGGGCCTAGAGGCGCTCCCTGATTTTTCTTTGGCTGCCTTTAGCGCGATGTCCGATGCTGAGGACGTCTTTGTATTGCCGATCCCTGTGAGGCCGTCTTGAGCGCCTTGGTTACCTTGCTGCTGTTGGCGCTAGCGATCGCCTGTTTCATCGGCGGTTGGCTCGCGCCTGAGCTGGTGGCCTTATTGGCTGCAGGCCTGCTCATGGCCACAGGGGTGCTCACACCCAATGAGGCCTTGGCTGGTTTTGGCAGCCCTGCCCTGATCACCCTGGTGGGCTTGTTTGTGCTCTCCAACGGCCTGCTGCACAGCGGCGCCTTGGATCGTTTGCGCGAACTGCTGGCATCACCGCGGATCCGCAACCCCAGCCAGTTGATGCTGGTGTTTGGCTTTGTGGTGGCGCCGATTTCGGGGTTCATCCCCAACACCCCGATCGTGGCGATCTTGCTGCCGGTGGTGCAGGGCTGGTGTCAGCGCCGCGGGATCAGCCCGTCGCGGGTGTTGATGCCGCTGTCCTTCGCAACCTTGATCGGTGGCACGATCACCTTGATTGGCACCTCTACCAGTTTGCTCGCTAGTGATCTGGTTGCGCGCCTCGGCTATGGCACCTTTGAGCTGTTTTCTTTCACAGCGATTGGCATTCCGGTATGGCTGATCGGGGCCTGCTACCTCGTGATTGCAGGCCGTTTTCTGCCCGATCGCGGCGACCAAAGCGACGACAATCTGCAGGCCTTAAGCCGGGTTCGGTCTTCAACCTGAGACTTCACTCTATGTGACTGCGTCCTGAGCTCCCTGTTGGTTTACAGATAGCGGTGTATCTTCACTGTCCTCACCAATGTAGATAATGTTTGTTTTATCGGGAAAGTTAAATTCCAAGACAGTAACAATCGAATCAAGAAGCCAGCTTTGGGACAAGGGTCTTCCTAAGTTCTAGACAAGGCTTTTCGAGAAAGATCCAAGAACAAATAGAAATCAAAGTAGTGAAAAGCAAAAACAGGAAAAACAAATAATTTTTACCTACTCCAGCGAAAGCAACAAGTGACAAATTTATTACTGGCATGTGATAAAGATACAACCCGTAGGAAATGTCTCCAGGCAGCTGAAAGCGTGAACTTACCAAGCCCAAACCAACAAAGAATGCTCCCAATGACAGGTTTGACATCAAAACGCTAGGAATGCCACCTAAGCCAACCAGTCTTACGAGTATCCCTAAAAATAGACCGGAAAATATCAATAAACGGCTACATTTAGCCTGCCCCAATCGTGTCAATAATCTAACGAATGAAGCGCCCAGGAGGAATTGACCTATATAAGGCAAGACGGAAACACTCATAAGCTTTAGATAGAGTGATGCGTTGCGAGGGGAAGTACCATCTCCCGCCAGAATAGACCCAGTTAAATAATGCTGCAAAGAGAAACTAGCCCAAACAACTCCAACGGCGATAGTAATAGCAGTTAAGCGGTTGCGGCGGAAGATCCAAGCCAAGGAGGAGGTGAATAGCGGAACGAGTATGTAGAACTCAATCTCAACAGGGATAGTCCAGAGAGATCCATTCATTACTCCAACCCCGAAATCTCTCAGCTGATCTGGATTAAAGAAGGTCACAAAAGAACCCTGACCCAGAAGCCAAGCAAATCCAAGAGGAGAGAGTGCAAAAGAAGCTTTACCAAATAAAAGGCATATCAACCATCCAAAAATTGCAGCACACCAGAGCGCAGGAAAAATCCTCAGAGAGCGAGACACTGCATAAGATTTCCAACCCTCATGAGATGTGGAGTTATTAATCCATGAGATAGAGACTAAGAAGCCAGAAAGCGCAAAGAAGATTGGAACCCCAGGAAATGAAAACAAAGCCCCAACAAGATCGGGCAATGGGTAGTCAAGGTGTGATGCGCCATGGTGCAGAAGAACCTGCAATGCTGCATACAGCCTTACTAAATCAAATAAATTATTACGATCCAACCGAATCATTTCACCATCCTATGATGTCAACTAATCCAATGTTACACGGAGAGGATCCCGCACTTGCTTGGGAGGACAAATTCTGCCTTGATAACTGGTACGTAGATCATCAGAGTTTTTTCTAGATCTGCGTATTTTCCTGATCACGATCTTGAAAGTAATCCGTCGTGAGGGGATCAGCGCGGATGGTGAAGCCACCGTACCAACCAACCTTCACTGGTGGTGGCCTACGCCGATGAAAGAATTGTTCTCTGCAATGTGGTTTGGCATGCCGAGCTAATAGCTGAAATGGTCATCGATACTTGGATTCCATCGAAAACTTTTACCTTGATTTCTTCTGCTTCGAGATTGTTCTGGGCTGACCTAACTCTGTTAATACGCGGCTAGGATTCCAAGTAAAAATTATTTTCAAAATGTTTACTTGTTGTTTTATTGCATGCACAATATTGCTCTCTTAAAGCTTGCCGGCTCATGGGGCAGGCTATTGTGGCCTCCTTGGCTAAGCATCTTTGACAACATAGGAGGCTTCCAGCGCCTAACGCGCTGATTTCTTCAAGTTCATTCTATTTGGCTGTTGGTCGCTCACCTTTATTGTTAGCTGAGCTTTTGGAACATAGGAATACCTTGAGCGGTATCGTTAGGACTATCGCCGTCAGTCCTCCGCCGATTCAATACCTAAATCTCTATTCTCCGCGCCAATTCTGTTGTCACGACTTAGCCTTTTAGTGTAATAGCTGAATCAATACTCATAGCTCTGCCAAACTGATTAAGATTAGCCTTGATGTTTGCTTGTTCGGTAATCATTTTTTTTTGAATTTACTTGTTGGTATATCGTAGATTGTTGATTCAAAAGTCTTTCCACTCAGTCAATAGTCTTTCAAGAAAACTGGGGAAGTAGTTTTCCGAGTTTTTAAGGACTTTGATCGCTATTAAAATTTACGTCACATTGTATTTTTGATTTTGTTTGCAAGTCGGCTTGAATCTGCCATTTCGGCCAATTACATATGTTTTGACGTCGCTACTCGCCGGAAGCCCTGTTGACAGAGAGCGGTACTCTATATATCTACAGTGATTACCTTTGCTATGGGTAAAATCTTATCAATTTCCAGCCATCTTCCTGAAGATGTTTTGACAAATAGCGAGCTGTCTTCTCTGTTTCCTGAATGGAGTGCTGACAAGATCTTCGATAAAACTGGCATTAGGCAGCGGTATATTGCAAAGGAAGGTGATGCTTAAATTACTTTATGCTTTCATGCAGTTAAAAAATTAACAGGTGTATAAGTTGCCGATCCCTGTGAGGCCGTCTTGAGCGCCTTGGTTACCTTGCTGCTGTTGGCGCTAGCGATCGCCTGTTTCATCGGCGGTTGGCTCGCGCCTGAGCTGGTGGCCTTATTGGCTGCAGGCCTGCTCATGGCCACAGGGGTGCTCACACCCAATGAGGCCTTGGCTGGTTTTGGCAGCCCTGCCCTGATCACCCTGGTGGGCTTGTTTGTGCTCTCCAACGGCCTGCTGCACAGCGGCGCCTTGGATCGTTTGCGCGAACTGCTGGCATCACCGCGGATCCGCAACCCCAGCCAGTTGATGCTGGTGTTTGGCTTTGTGGTGGCGCCGATTTCGGGGTTCATCCCCAACACCCCGATCGTGGCGATCTTGCTGCCGGTGGTGCAGGGCTGGTGTCAGCGCCGCGGGATCAGCCCGTCGCGGGTGTTGATGCCGCTGTCCTTCGCAACCTTGATCGGTGGCACGATCACCTTGATTGGCACCTCTACCAGTTTGCTCGCTAGTGATCTGGTTGCGCGCCTCGGCTATGGCACCTTTGAGCTGTTTTCTTTCACAGCGATTGGCATTCCGGTATGGCTGATCGGGGCCTGCTACCTCGTGATTGCAGGCCGTTTTCTGCCCGATCGCGGCGACCAAAGCGACGACAACCTCCAAGCGCTAAGCCGGGATGGCTATCTCACGGAGGTGGTGATTCCGCAGCGCTCTCCGCTTTGTGAGGTCACCTTGCATGAGAGCCGCTTGCAGCGCCGTTTTGATGTGGATGTGCTCGATGTCCACCGCGATGGCCAACGCTTGCAGCCGCCCCTGGCCCAATTGCGTTTGCAGGCTTCTGATCGCTTGCTGTTGCGCTGCAGCCGCCAGGAGCTGTTGCGCTTGCAGCAAGACCGGATGGTGGATTTAGCCGGCACCTTGCTCGCAGAAGAGTTGCCCCACATCCGCCATGCCGAAGTGTTGGTGCCTGCCGGCTCTTTGCTCGCCGGTGCCACCCTGCGTGAGCTGCGTTTTCGCCAGCGTTTCAATGCCACGGTTCTGGCAGTGAACCGTGCCAACAGCACCCTGCGCGATCGCTTGGGACGGGTGGTGCTTAGAGAAGGAGACATGCTCTTGCTGCAGGCTCCACTTGATGCCTTGCGCGGTCTGCAGCAATCCAGCGATCTTGTGGTGCTCGATCAGCTCGACGACGATCTGCCCTCCACCCACCGCAAGGGCCTGGCCATCAGCGTGATGCTTGCCGTGCTGCTGCTGGCAGGTTTGAAGGTGATGCCATTGGTGGCAGCGGTGCTGGTGGGCGTGGGGGTGTTGGTGATCGGCAAATGCCTCGATGCCGGCACGGCCTTGCGTTCGATTCGCTGG contains the following coding sequences:
- a CDS encoding SLC13 family permease, whose protein sequence is MSALVTLLLLALAIACFIGGWLAPELVALLAAGLLMATGVLTPNEALAGFGSPALITLVGLFVLSNGLLHSGALDRLRELLASPRIRNPSQLMLVFGFVVAPISGFIPNTPIVAILLPVVQGWCQRRGISPSRVLMPLSFATLIGGTITLIGTSTSLLASDLVARLGYGTFELFSFTAIGIPVWLIGACYLVIAGRFLPDRGDQSDDNLQALSRDGYLTEVVIPQRSPLCEVTLHESRLQRRFDVDVLDVHRDGQRLQPPLAQLRLQASDRLLLRCSRQELLRLQQDRMVDLAGTLLAEELPHIRHAEVLVPAGSLLAGATLRELRFRQRFNATVLAVNRANSTLRDRLGRVVLREGDMLLLQAPLDALRGLQQSSDLVVLDQLDDDLPSTHRKGLAISVMLAVLLLAGLKVMPLVAAVLVGVGVLVIGKCLDAGTALRSIRWDLYLLLGGLYSFSVALQKTGLADQAASSLLTLLQHSSAYTSLLVIYAITLVATELLSNAAAVALVLPIAAAVATGLGQPPMLFATAVVFAASQSFLSPIGYQTNLMVYAPGRYRFLDFFRFGWPLSLAYTLMVPLLLLWFA
- a CDS encoding acyltransferase — protein: MDRNNLFDLVRLYAALQVLLHHGASHLDYPLPDLVGALFSFPGVPIFFALSGFLVSISWINNSTSHEGWKSYAVSRSLRIFPALWCAAIFGWLICLLFGKASFALSPLGFAWLLGQGSFVTFFNPDQLRDFGVGVMNGSLWTIPVEIEFYILVPLFTSSLAWIFRRNRLTAITIAVGVVWASFSLQHYLTGSILAGDGTSPRNASLYLKLMSVSVLPYIGQFLLGASFVRLLTRLGQAKCSRLLIFSGLFLGILVRLVGLGGIPSVLMSNLSLGAFFVGLGLVSSRFQLPGDISYGLYLYHMPVINLSLVAFAGVGKNYLFFLFLLFTTLISICSWIFLEKPCLELRKTLVPKLAS